The proteins below come from a single Alnus glutinosa chromosome 9, dhAlnGlut1.1, whole genome shotgun sequence genomic window:
- the LOC133877504 gene encoding disease resistance protein RPV1-like isoform X1: MATPTFPSSSSESRWDYDVFSSFRGEDTRKNFTDHLYSALVRLRIRTFRDDEELPRGENISTELLKAIQRSRFSIVVFSKGYASSRWCLDELVEIVHCKNTIGSTLLPVFYHVDSSDVRHQIGTFAEAFAKHKKRFQTDMERVQRWRAALTEAADCSGWDLKSVANGYESKFIEMIVQEVLCKVNPTHLNVAKHPIGIDSHVKEMKVLLKLGTSDVRIVGIYGMGGIGKTTLANAVYNEICVAFEGSSFLSNLKESSEKPNGLVHLQEQLLYDILKTNLKIDNVEKGIKLIEERLRRKKVLVILDDVDNFEKLQLLVEKKWFGKGSRIIITTRDEHLLSQLGADEKYKVRELNQWESLLLFSWHAFKMANPKEDYWDLSIEAMVYAGGLPLALVVLGSFLEGRSITEWQSTLEKLRKIPLHDIQKILRISFDSLDRYNQDIFLDIACFFINMDKEYVIKILDGCEFYPNIGIRVLIDRSLVTIDFQNKLRMHNLIRDMGREIVCEESPKYPGKRSRLWFPEDVLNVLRKHTGSKKVEGLIFNFHVPENVDLKTEAFKKMKNLRLLQINDIHLTGSYEYLSKELKWLCWHKCPLEFLPLNFHLENLVVLDMQHSNVKQIWEEKKKIFNNLKVLNLSNSKYLTTSPDFSQVPQLEILILEGCTSFVQVHESIGYLKRLVSLNLKNCTNLKDLPRSIINLESLESLDLSGCSALERLPMSPMSPLELKNTKVFWNLKTVSLSGCSRLTELPNFLPSPHLESLILEGCTRLEEVHESIGLLKRLVLLDLRRCEKLRSLPRTISNLESLKTLNLFGCIRLDKLPKELGNMTALMQLYAGKTAIK, from the exons ATGGCTACTCCAACATTTCCATCATCATCTTCTGAATCTCGGTGGGATTACGACGTCTTTTCAAGTTTCAGAGGTGAAGATACTCGCAAGAATTTTACTGATCATCTCTATTCCGCCTTGGTGAGACTTAGAATCCGCACCTTCCGAGATGACGAGGAGCTTCCAAGAGGGGAGAACATCTCTACTGAACTTCTCAAAGCTATTCAAAGATCAAGGTTTTCGATTGTAGTTTTCTCCAAAGGCTATGCTTCTTCCAGGTGGTGCCTCGATGAACTTGTGGAGATTGTGCACTGTAAGAATACCATAGGCAGCACTCTCCTTCCAGTATTTTATCACGTGGACTCCTCGGATGTCCGACACCAGATCGGAACTTTTGCAGAAGCCTTTGCTAAGCATAAAAAGCGCTTTCAAACCGACATGGAGAGGGTGCAAAGGTGGAGAGCAGCACTTACTGAAGCTGCAGATTGTTCCGGCTGGGATCTCAAAAGCGTTGCAAATGG GTAtgaatcaaaatttattgaGATGATTGTTCAAGAAGTTTTGTGTAAAGTGAACCCTACTCACTTAAATGTTGCCAAGCATCCAATAGGCATAGATTCTCATGTTAAAGAGatgaaagttttattaaaacttgGAACAAGTGACGTTCGCATTGTGGGCATCTATGGGATGGGTGGAATTGGCAAAACAACCCTAGCAAATGCTGTCTACAACGAAATATGTGTTGCATTTGAAGGAAGTAGTTTTCTTTCAAACCTTAAAGAAAGTTCAGAAAAGCCCAATGGTTTAGTTCATTTACAAGAACAACTTCTTTATGatatcttgaaaacaaatttgaagaTTGACAATGTTGAAAAAGGAATCAAATTGATTGAGGAAAGACTTCGTCGCAAAAAAGTTCTTGTTATTCTTGATGACGTGGATAACTTTGAAAAACTACAATTGTTAGTcgaaaaaaaatggtttggtAAAGGAAGTAGAATCATTATAACAACTAGAGATGAACATCTATTAAGTCAATTGGGAGCAGATGAAAAATATAAGGTCAGAGAATTGAATCAATGGGAGTCTCTTCTACTGTTCAGTTGGCATGCCTTCAAGATGGCCAATCCAAAAGAAGATTATTGGGATCTTTCGATTGAAGCAATGGTTTATGCGGGAGGACTTCCattagctttggttgttttggGTTCTTTTCTTGAAGGAAGAAGCATTACTGAATGGCAGAGCACATTAGAAAAATTACGAAAAATTCCACTTCACGATATTCAGAAAATACTTAGAATAAGCTTTGATTCATTGGACCGTTATAATCAGGACATATTCCTTGATATTGCATGCTTCTTTATCAATATGGACAAAGAATATGTCATCAAAATACTTGATGGTTGTGAGTTTTATCCAAATATTGGTATTCGTGTTCTCATTGATAGGTCACTTGTGACAATTGATTTCCAAAACAAGTTGAGGATGCATAATCTAATTCGAGATATGGGACGGGAAATTGTTTGTGAAGAATCACCCAAATATCCAGGAAAACGGAGCAGGTTGTGGTTTCCCGAGGATGTCTTAAATGTACTACGCAAGCATACG GGTTCGAAAAAAGTGGAGGGTctcatcttcaattttcatgTACCGGAAAATGTAGATTTGAAAACTgaagcatttaaaaaaatgaagaatttgAGATTGCTCCAAATCAATGATATACATCTCACGGGATCCTATGAATATCTCTCTAAAGAGCTGAAATGGCTTTGTTGGCATAAGTGCCCTCTGGAATTTCTACCACTAAATTTTCATCTAGAGAATCTTGTTGTGCTTGACATGCAGCATAGTAATGTCAAACAAATCtgggaggagaagaagaaa aTATTCAACAACTTGAAGGTCCTCAATCTTAGTAATTCTAAATATCTCACCACATCTCCAGACTTCTCACAAGTCCCACAATTGGAGATATTAATACTCGAAGGTTGCACAAGCTTCGTTCAGGTTCATGAGTCCATTGGATATTTGAAAAGACTCGTTTCATTGAATTTAAAGAATTGCACGAACCTCAAGGACCTTCCAAGAAGCATTATTAATTTAGAATCTCTTGAAAGTCTTGACTTATCTGGCTGCTCCGCCCTTGAAAGATTACCGATGAGTCCAATGAGTCCTTTGGAATTGAAGAATACGAAAGTTTTTTGGAATCTCAAAACTGTATCATTATCTGGATGCAGCCGTCTCACTGAATTACCAAACTTCTTACCTTCCCCACATCTAGAGAGTTTGATACTTGAAGGCTGTACAAGGTTGGAGGAGGTTCATGAGTCCATTGGACTTCTAAAAAGACTTGTTTTGCTAGATTTGCGGAGATGCGAGAAACTTCGCAGTCTTCCAAGAACTATCTCTAACTTAGAATCCCTTAAAACTCTTAACTTGTTTGGCTGCATAAGACTTGACAAGTTACCGAAGGAATTGGGAAATATGACAGCTTTAATGCAGTTGTATGCAGGCAAAACTGCTATTAAGTAA
- the LOC133877504 gene encoding disease resistance protein RPV1-like isoform X2, whose product MATPTFPSSSSESRWDYDVFSSFRGEDTRKNFTDHLYSALVRLRIRTFRDDEELPRGENISTELLKAIQRSRFSIVVFSKGYASSRWCLDELVEIVHCKNTIGSTLLPVFYHVDSSDVRHQIGTFAEAFAKHKKRFQTDMERVQRWRAALTEAADCSGWDLKSVANGYESKFIEMIVQEVLCKVNPTHLNVAKHPIGIDSHVKEMKVLLKLGTSDVRIVGIYGMGGIGKTTLANAVYNEICVAFEGSSFLSNLKESSEKPNGLVHLQEQLLYDILKTNLKIDNVEKGIKLIEERLRRKKVLVILDDVDNFEKLQLLVEKKWFGKGSRIIITTRDEHLLSQLGADEKYKVRELNQWESLLLFSWHAFKMANPKEDYWDLSIEAMVYAGGLPLALVVLGSFLEGRSITEWQSTLEKLRKIPLHDIQKILRISFDSLDRYNQDIFLDIACFFINMDKEYVIKILDGCEFYPNIGIRVLIDRSLVTIDFQNKLRMHNLIRDMGREIVCEESPKYPGKRSRLWFPEDVLNVLRKHTIFNNLKVLNLSNSKYLTTSPDFSQVPQLEILILEGCTSFVQVHESIGYLKRLVSLNLKNCTNLKDLPRSIINLESLESLDLSGCSALERLPMSPMSPLELKNTKVFWNLKTVSLSGCSRLTELPNFLPSPHLESLILEGCTRLEEVHESIGLLKRLVLLDLRRCEKLRSLPRTISNLESLKTLNLFGCIRLDKLPKELGNMTALMQLYAGKTAIK is encoded by the exons ATGGCTACTCCAACATTTCCATCATCATCTTCTGAATCTCGGTGGGATTACGACGTCTTTTCAAGTTTCAGAGGTGAAGATACTCGCAAGAATTTTACTGATCATCTCTATTCCGCCTTGGTGAGACTTAGAATCCGCACCTTCCGAGATGACGAGGAGCTTCCAAGAGGGGAGAACATCTCTACTGAACTTCTCAAAGCTATTCAAAGATCAAGGTTTTCGATTGTAGTTTTCTCCAAAGGCTATGCTTCTTCCAGGTGGTGCCTCGATGAACTTGTGGAGATTGTGCACTGTAAGAATACCATAGGCAGCACTCTCCTTCCAGTATTTTATCACGTGGACTCCTCGGATGTCCGACACCAGATCGGAACTTTTGCAGAAGCCTTTGCTAAGCATAAAAAGCGCTTTCAAACCGACATGGAGAGGGTGCAAAGGTGGAGAGCAGCACTTACTGAAGCTGCAGATTGTTCCGGCTGGGATCTCAAAAGCGTTGCAAATGG GTAtgaatcaaaatttattgaGATGATTGTTCAAGAAGTTTTGTGTAAAGTGAACCCTACTCACTTAAATGTTGCCAAGCATCCAATAGGCATAGATTCTCATGTTAAAGAGatgaaagttttattaaaacttgGAACAAGTGACGTTCGCATTGTGGGCATCTATGGGATGGGTGGAATTGGCAAAACAACCCTAGCAAATGCTGTCTACAACGAAATATGTGTTGCATTTGAAGGAAGTAGTTTTCTTTCAAACCTTAAAGAAAGTTCAGAAAAGCCCAATGGTTTAGTTCATTTACAAGAACAACTTCTTTATGatatcttgaaaacaaatttgaagaTTGACAATGTTGAAAAAGGAATCAAATTGATTGAGGAAAGACTTCGTCGCAAAAAAGTTCTTGTTATTCTTGATGACGTGGATAACTTTGAAAAACTACAATTGTTAGTcgaaaaaaaatggtttggtAAAGGAAGTAGAATCATTATAACAACTAGAGATGAACATCTATTAAGTCAATTGGGAGCAGATGAAAAATATAAGGTCAGAGAATTGAATCAATGGGAGTCTCTTCTACTGTTCAGTTGGCATGCCTTCAAGATGGCCAATCCAAAAGAAGATTATTGGGATCTTTCGATTGAAGCAATGGTTTATGCGGGAGGACTTCCattagctttggttgttttggGTTCTTTTCTTGAAGGAAGAAGCATTACTGAATGGCAGAGCACATTAGAAAAATTACGAAAAATTCCACTTCACGATATTCAGAAAATACTTAGAATAAGCTTTGATTCATTGGACCGTTATAATCAGGACATATTCCTTGATATTGCATGCTTCTTTATCAATATGGACAAAGAATATGTCATCAAAATACTTGATGGTTGTGAGTTTTATCCAAATATTGGTATTCGTGTTCTCATTGATAGGTCACTTGTGACAATTGATTTCCAAAACAAGTTGAGGATGCATAATCTAATTCGAGATATGGGACGGGAAATTGTTTGTGAAGAATCACCCAAATATCCAGGAAAACGGAGCAGGTTGTGGTTTCCCGAGGATGTCTTAAATGTACTACGCAAGCATACG aTATTCAACAACTTGAAGGTCCTCAATCTTAGTAATTCTAAATATCTCACCACATCTCCAGACTTCTCACAAGTCCCACAATTGGAGATATTAATACTCGAAGGTTGCACAAGCTTCGTTCAGGTTCATGAGTCCATTGGATATTTGAAAAGACTCGTTTCATTGAATTTAAAGAATTGCACGAACCTCAAGGACCTTCCAAGAAGCATTATTAATTTAGAATCTCTTGAAAGTCTTGACTTATCTGGCTGCTCCGCCCTTGAAAGATTACCGATGAGTCCAATGAGTCCTTTGGAATTGAAGAATACGAAAGTTTTTTGGAATCTCAAAACTGTATCATTATCTGGATGCAGCCGTCTCACTGAATTACCAAACTTCTTACCTTCCCCACATCTAGAGAGTTTGATACTTGAAGGCTGTACAAGGTTGGAGGAGGTTCATGAGTCCATTGGACTTCTAAAAAGACTTGTTTTGCTAGATTTGCGGAGATGCGAGAAACTTCGCAGTCTTCCAAGAACTATCTCTAACTTAGAATCCCTTAAAACTCTTAACTTGTTTGGCTGCATAAGACTTGACAAGTTACCGAAGGAATTGGGAAATATGACAGCTTTAATGCAGTTGTATGCAGGCAAAACTGCTATTAAGTAA